The following coding sequences are from one Caldilineales bacterium window:
- a CDS encoding sigma-70 family RNA polymerase sigma factor, with amino-acid sequence MRRLLRYHRGLVLAVIKRQSLGEVLLEDAIQEGMVALWKAICRFDPMRGVAFSTYAWVAIERRIWRVVEQQRGGGFLTLVEAVDSLATQEERDELAKVLAKLPGRLGAIMVAVYGLDGTEPRTYADIGRQLGVSREWVRYCHNRALALLRTPVYCLPLREVWERHDRASYQQVIALLRAWQRKQRAARRQRATRQRECER; translated from the coding sequence ATGCGGCGACTGCTGCGATATCACCGCGGCTTGGTGCTGGCGGTGATAAAGCGGCAAAGTCTGGGCGAGGTGTTGTTGGAGGATGCCATCCAGGAAGGGATGGTGGCGTTATGGAAGGCAATCTGTCGTTTCGATCCCATGCGCGGCGTGGCGTTTTCGACCTATGCATGGGTTGCGATCGAGCGCCGGATCTGGCGGGTGGTTGAGCAACAGCGAGGTGGGGGGTTTCTCACGCTGGTGGAAGCGGTGGATTCCCTAGCAACACAGGAGGAACGTGATGAGCTAGCGAAGGTGTTGGCCAAGCTTCCGGGACGCTTAGGCGCCATTATGGTGGCGGTCTACGGGCTGGATGGCACGGAACCCCGCACCTATGCCGACATTGGGCGTCAGTTGGGTGTGAGTCGGGAATGGGTGCGCTATTGTCACAATCGAGCCCTGGCTCTCCTGCGTACGCCGGTATATTGCCTGCCCTTGCGAGAAGTGTGGGAACGGCATGACCGGGCGTCGTATCAGCAGGTGATCGCCTTGCTGCGCGCCTGGCAGCGCAAGCAGCGAGCGGCCAGACGGCAGCGGGCGACCCGACAGCGGGAGTGCGAACGATGA